A single genomic interval of Helianthus annuus cultivar XRQ/B chromosome 13, HanXRQr2.0-SUNRISE, whole genome shotgun sequence harbors:
- the LOC118485746 gene encoding uncharacterized protein LOC118485746: MSTILVGPKQKKNERGYVERDRRAAHDRLMKDYFDEAPTFSNEFFRRRFRMSKRLFLRIVHDLEANYDYFKQKPDARGALGFTGIQKCTSALRILAYDNTTDINDEYLKMAEKTTRDNLEHFCRGIIDVYGARYLRTPTWEDLQKIYEVHNAEHGLPGMIGSIDCMHWRWDNCPTAWRGHHTRGDQKGPTIILQAVASQDL, translated from the exons ATGTCAACCATTCTCGTCGGCCCCAAGCAGAAAAAAAATGAAAGAGGCTATGTTGAACGAGACCGACGCGCGGCACACGAtcgtttgatgaaagactattttgacGAGGCGCCGACATTTTCAAACGAATTTTTTAGGCGTCGTTTCCGAATGAGTAAGCGGTTGTTTCTACGCATAGTCCACGACTTGGAAGCCAACtacgattattttaaacaaaaaccggatgcgagaggggcacttggatttaccggtatccaaaagtgtacgtcggcattacgaatccttgcttatgataacactaccgacatcaacgacgagtatctaAAAATGGCGGAGAAAACAACACGAGACAACTTGGAACATTTTTGTCGcg gtataatTGATGTGTACGGTGCGCGTTATCTTAGAACGCCTACATGGGAGGACCTTCAAAAGATCTACGAGGTACATAATGCCGAGCATGGTTTGCCTGGTATGATCGGGAGCATAGATTGCATGCATTGGCGTTGGGATAACTGCCCGACTGCATGGCGAGGCCACCACACACGTGGTGACCAAAAAGGCCCCACTATTATTCTTCAGGCGGTTGCTTCACAGGACCTTTAG